One genomic window of Conger conger chromosome 7, fConCon1.1, whole genome shotgun sequence includes the following:
- the dusp14 gene encoding dual specificity protein phosphatase 14 — MGSHSQGFFHHHQHHHHHHHHPHRSSALAGGMPRMVPESGGGVLGGIAQITPALFLSRGNVASNRSLLLSKGITCVVNATIELPNFNWPHVEYVKVPLADMPHSPISLYFDSVADKIHSVGRSKRGAVLVHCAAGVSRSATLCLAYLMKYHRVSLAEAHAWVKARRPVIRPNAGFWRQLIEYERKLFGRNSVKMVQTPYGVIPDVYERDRRNLVPLWGM, encoded by the coding sequence ATGGGCTCTCACAGCCAGGGGTTcttccaccaccaccagcatcaccaccaccaccaccaccacccccaccgcAGCTCGGCACTGGCCGGCGGCATGCCCCGCATGGTGCCGGAGTCAGGCGGGGGCGTGCTGGGTGGCATCGCCCAGATCACGCCCGCCCTGTTCCTGAGCCGCGGCAACGTGGCGTCCAACCGGAGCCTCCTGCTGTCCAAGGGCATCACCTGCGTGGTCAACGCCACCATCGAACTGCCCAACTTCAACTGGCCGCACGTGGAGTACGTCAAGGTGCCGCTGGCCGACATGCCGCACTCGCCCATCTCGCTCTACTTCGACAGCGTGGCCGACAAGATCCACAGCGTGGGCCGGAGCAAGCGCGGGGCGGTGCTGGTGCACTGCGCCGCGGGCGTGAGCCGCTCCGCCACGCTCTGCCTGGCCTACCTGATGAAGTACCACCGCGTGTCCCTGGCCGAGGCCCACGCCTGGGTCAAGGCCCGCCGGCCCGTCATCAGGCCCAATGCCGGCTTCTGGCGCCAGCTCATCGAGTACGAGAGGAAGCTCTTCGGCAGGAACTCTGTCAAAATGGTGCAGACGCCCTACGGGGTCATTCCGGACGTGTACGAGAGGGACCGGAGGAATCTGGTTCCCCTCTGGGGCATGTAG